The Alteromonas stellipolaris genome includes a region encoding these proteins:
- a CDS encoding ATP-grasp domain-containing protein, which produces MPKYTVGMWMYSNSGGTAIQAKIVNQLRDRDIEAITDLNLGHANAHNGTITCHNVNMEELDAFFSYNAGQQTPYQVFLYQVLNESIPCLNSFESFSLSEDKLRTSHRLSRAGIRTPDYRLCNTKDKPMLKNTIREWGGRLVYKPTDGWGGMGIVKVEDERSLDMLIPFLDQTNIPHFYVERFINYDMTDYRIDIVDGEFVGCYGRKAPKDDWKTNVTSGGSVIRREPNDELVALAIKAAKVTGLDIAGVDVIYDQEHEEYVVLEVNGIPAFATPEQEAAGLTFNDGKIERIVNLIERKAIEKRASLQAALTSQL; this is translated from the coding sequence GTGCCAAAGTATACAGTCGGGATGTGGATGTACAGCAACAGCGGCGGTACTGCCATACAGGCTAAAATCGTCAACCAATTACGAGATCGCGATATCGAAGCAATTACCGATCTTAACTTAGGTCATGCAAACGCACACAACGGAACCATTACGTGCCATAACGTGAATATGGAAGAATTAGATGCGTTCTTTTCATACAATGCAGGTCAACAAACACCTTATCAAGTTTTTCTTTATCAAGTATTGAACGAATCAATTCCGTGCCTTAACAGTTTTGAGTCTTTTTCGTTATCTGAAGATAAACTTCGCACTTCGCATCGCTTATCTCGCGCAGGTATTCGTACACCTGATTACCGACTATGTAATACCAAAGACAAACCCATGCTTAAAAATACCATCCGCGAATGGGGCGGACGCTTGGTTTACAAGCCTACCGACGGCTGGGGTGGAATGGGCATAGTAAAAGTGGAAGATGAGCGTTCTTTAGATATGCTTATCCCTTTTTTGGATCAAACCAATATTCCCCACTTCTATGTCGAACGTTTTATCAATTACGACATGACAGATTATCGCATCGACATTGTAGATGGTGAATTTGTAGGCTGTTATGGACGCAAAGCACCTAAAGACGACTGGAAAACCAATGTCACCAGCGGCGGCTCTGTTATTCGCCGTGAACCCAATGATGAATTAGTTGCCCTAGCCATTAAAGCAGCAAAAGTTACCGGCCTAGATATCGCTGGGGTTGATGTAATTTATGACCAAGAACATGAAGAATATGTAGTACTAGAAGTAAACGGTATTCCTGCATTCGCCACGCCTGAGCAAGAAGCTGCAGGCTTGACGTTTAATGATGGAAAAATCGAGCGGATCGTTAACTTGATTGAGCGAAAAGCAATTGAAAAGCGCGCAAGTTTGCAAGCTGCGCTAACCTCTCAACTTTAA